cacaatGAATTGGTAAACATAACTTAGTTAATTTAATAAGTGAGTATATTAAATAACAATTCTGTTATtttgaaatgtgaaaaatagcttatatatatataaattcatcatatataatgctaaattaattaatatgcagaaaagagaaaaaattgttttttatgtatgtaatttcatcatatacaattaaaaattaattaatagattgaAAAGAACAaacaatataacaaaataatatattatatatgatgATTTTGTAATAGAATAATGATAATATAATCATACTTTGTATTATGTTTAGAACGCAATTAAAAAttgataacaaaatatataataatagaaactttaattttaaaaacattttttatctaaaatattatcataatacATAATGAATCATAAGTGAAATCAGTAAATTATTGActaactatttatttaattattacttaaatcaatttattgaaatttgtcaaaaatttagcattttttatCATCTACATAAAAATATCAAGAGCTTCATAAATTCAttgatattaattaaaaaaataaattaaatacataaaaaaattcttaagttccaaaaaaatttattttatagttATATCTGAAATATTAACTTTTTAttagaagttttaaatttttcgtATTTCTTATCAGCTATATAAAAATATCAAGAGTTTCACAAATTTATAGACATTAATTAgtaaaaataacttaaattaaatatataaaatttataaaatataatataacgtgtttataatattatgaaaaaattgaaaaatatagtTGAAGGACTCACAAATTTTAttagttatattttaaaaattaaagcgAGTTACACCCATATATGATACAAGGTTTTCTACCCCGCAATGAGATGTACAAGTAGTAAAAccacaattaaaaaataattcattaaaaaaataatttgagaaAAGTATTGCAAATTTTAAATCACAGAATAATTTTAcgttaaaaaaatattcttacaaataatttttaacatATTTCAATATCTACAAATATACGATGCATCTTAGctcatattttaaaatcaatttgtTATAAAAGTGACTtatttatatgtaaaataaaagataagatataaatcTATACTATTATATTAAGTGTGAGGGTCTTAGAATAACTACTTTTGaggacaccaaaatatttaattccatAATTACCCATCTTACCATACTAAAAATCTTTTCAAGTcactccatattttaaatagaaaaaaatcaaaataaaactttccttttaaatcgaacaacttttctaaatcgaaaataatttcgtgttattatttaatattatttgatcaaattaaaaataataacagcATGTGCATCTTTTACTTgtattaaatattcattagcaATTACGAAGAAATACACTAATTTTAGTAACAAATTTTATCTGCAACAAAGAAAAATCATTGGTAAATTGATAAATTCAACATGCATTAATATCCAAAAATATTTAAGATAGACAATAAATTATAAAGAatccattaaaaaattattgatttaatttacaaaattaaatgAATAAAGGTATATTAGAACATTCACAATTagaagtcatatatttatatgtatgttagaTGTTAGATTTTACTAAgaaatgtaaataaataatttttctggcataaaatttttaaaagaaataggAATGTGTATTAATGTCAAAATTCATTTAAGATGGACAATGAATTACAAAAAACTTCTAAAAAAACCTATTAATTTAATTCGGTAACTTAAATTAAcaagaaattttaaataaataatttttttgtcatAAAAGTTAGGAAAGAAAGAGGAATGCGTATTAATGTCCAAATTTAAATTAacaagaaaatttaaataaataattttttggcaTAAAAGTTAGGAAAGAAAGAGGAATGTGTATTAATGTCCAAATTCATTTAAGATGGACaatgaattacaaaaaaaaaaaaaaaaacctttaaGATACCTATTAATTTGTTTgctaacttaaattaaattaaataaatgaataagGACATATAAGGAAATTCACAAATGAAagtgatatatttatatgtatgttagaTTTAAACTAAGACTTTgttaaaatacatataaatttaCATCACTTAGCCACAATTACATCCTGATATAATAAGTATTGTTATTATTACTTTATTTACTTAAACAACAACTTACGTGtttttaaatttgttaaatAACTCAGTTATTctagtataaaaaatattataaaagttgtttatgtatttaaaatatgtaaatgAACTTAATAACTTGAAATTACAAATTTAATtcattgatctgaaattttaaTACACTTTTTTTCTTTCAAGTTTCAAATACATGGTCACTTTCCAAGTAAAAACTTTGAAGACTCAGAACATGAACACCCTTAGTTCTTATCatatttcttattattttattttagtttttatttttaaaattatatataaaaaataaggcTAAAATTAGTTTGATGTCCAATCCGCCCTAAAACTTAAATTCTCTGTAAGATATTCTAGGATTTCATTATACAAGCCTAAAAAATGAAGGCACCACTTACAATTTTGCTGAAAGAAAAGTACGATAACCTTGAACTGTATGCATTCGGTGTTACACATGAAATCACATCATCTTTGCCATTTGATTTTGGCCTACCAAATACTACTCTAAATCACTTTCTGGCACATTTACCTGGTACAAATTCTAACATTCTTCCCGAGAGTCTTCAAGCACATGGATCCAGCTCAACGTTGAAATCCTCTCCACAAGAGCACCTAACCATAGCAAATATGTTGCAACGACAACAACACTCACAAATAAATAGATCAAAATAggtaaatattaattaatacatACGAAATTGTAAGGTAGTTTTCCCAGAGACACTGCTCTGTACAATTGTAATTTCCCTAGCAGAAGAGCTAGTCGCTAAactctccaaaaaaaaaaacccgaATATTTGTATAATGGGTCTTTCTCTATTTAATTGTTGGCCCATTTCCTGTAACAAAATATCACTAGCTGCTTGATTCAGCAGCTTATCCAAACTTTCTTCTTCATCCCAATATTCACAATCATTGTCAGTTTTCCAAGGTTGAAGGTCACACACATACATTAACAAACCATCAGAGATTAGGATAGAAACTTTAGAGCTCAAGACAGATGTGAATTGCTGCCTAGGTTGTAAATTGTTTAATCTAAAAGGAAGAGTTGGTAAAACTTACTTTCAATTTCCTAATCTGGAACTGCAGAGATTGCAGATACTCGTATTCTCCAGCTTTGTCAGATAAGAGTGCTCGAAGCTCCTCCTCCGAGCTTTTCTCATCCATTTTCACAAGTTCTTGCTGCAATTGCCGTCCATCATAATCAACAATTGGACCATTTCACTAGTTAGACTTGCTAGATCGATTATTAACATGATTCAGAAAGTGGGAAGCTTAAAAGTCTAATATCCTCTATGCTTAAAAGTCTAATCTCCTCTATGCTGACCATTTGCTTTTGCTAAATAACTTTAACTGGTTTGATCTTTCACTGGTTAAAAGTGGGAAGCTTAAAAGTCTAATCTCCTCTATGCTGACCATTTGCTTTTGCTAAATAACTTTAACTGGTTTGATCTTTCAGTGAATAATTGAGTGACCAGATGACGTTCATACGTTAAATAATCTTTGATTACAAACTAACCaataaattatgttaacaaATTCACAACTGCCACGCTCCTATAAAAAACAAAGAACAATGAATGACTATTAATTTATTTCCCATGCAAACTgaaaaagaagaaataaattCATGCACTGATTAAATTTGTGCCAGACCAATTAATCACTACGTCAGGCAGTTGGAATCTAATTATAATGTTGCTTCTTTTTCTTTCGTTTCTTTGTATATTTCTGCAAGGAAAAGATTCGGAAAAGCCGGATTTGCACAAGAACTGACCAGCTGCCAGCTAATTAACAGTTcatcaaaatacaaacaaaGCAAATACAAgagataaaattgaaaaaaaaaatttgtgactTATACAAGTTACCTTAAAACAATTCATTTTAGACTTCAGTAGATCAACAGACTCCCTCAGCTGTAACACCAATATAGTCACAAAAGCAAGTTAAATTATACAGTGAGTTATCACCCAAAATAACCACAAAAACTTTCCCTCGCACAAAGTCAGCGAAGAACAGAGTCAATTTTCTGAGAACAATCTTTGGGTGACTGACGGAACAGACAAAAAAATCGAGTGCATACGAATATTTGTTGACTGATCCACCTATACCCGGgactaaaaaaatttcaaaataaccCCACCAAAGCTACCAACCATATGATTAATTGGCATTCTAATGGTAGTATAATTTCTTATcatctaaataaaataaattttcaagaTGCTGGAATATAATTACATAAATCAAACAATCTAACATTCATACCTCAGCATTCTCCACAAGAAGATTTTCTTTCAATTGTTCCAGCTTATCCAAGTTGGCTTTAGCAGCATTTAAATCCAAAATTTCTGTTTGACCAACATCTTTCAGAAAGTCTGGTAATTAGCATGGTCTAGTCATTTTTGTGGATATAATTAACATGAACAGAGTTGTTCTGAGATTTCTTACATGCGATATATggcataaattataaacatcaTCGATCAGTAGCAATCAAAACTCCTATTGACGGCACCAAAACTAACATATCCATTCTTGTGAAGTCACGCTGTTATGTTATCAGAAAAGACACTTTGCCATTAAATGTTGATAACCGGGAAAATTCTGTAACTGTAGTCTATCCTATCAAGTTGGTCATCAATCACAAGATATGAAGTTTCACATGCTTACAGATGATCTATTGAATGGTCGCTTACTCGCTTTAGAGGCAGGAACATATTATTCCCCACCATGCACATCTGGCCACAGGACAAATTCGCATGCTCAAAATAAGCTAAACTCATCATAGGTTTTTAATGAAGTATGGTCCAGTTCATCTTATCATATTTGACTAGAACAAAACTGAATGCATCCTAACACTGAAAAATAAAGTTAAAATATTCCCTATCAATCATATACAAGTGAACACTACACTTTCTAATAAATAGAAACACGTGATTAATTAAAATGCTTTTCGTTGGAATTGACAAAATTAAAAtggattattattaaattttttatttttatttttttgtgtttgACAGCTTAGCCATTTTTATGCCGCAAAAGAAAGAAACTGCTGATGTACATTTCACTTGACAGAACATGTTGAAATGTACCTTCAGTTCCATCTCCATTTGCCTTTTCATTTACCTGCATGAACATCAACCCAAATCAATAATAAACCTGCCCTTTGAGAATGCAACAAGCACCTAACAAGTCCATGTTatataatttcatatttttccacGAATGTTCCTCCTTGAGATTGGGAAATGAAttatcaaatcataattcatatCAATATCATTTAAAACTAGCGATGCAATGGTTTAGGTTGACATAGATTAGATTATCAGAGAGGTGGTAAGGTATGTCTTCAGTATCAAACAAGAAAATTGAATACATGATTTGACCAAAAACTATAAATAGTGTAAGAAAGAAGATAATTGATGCCTTAGTACCAATTGAATCTTAACGAACAAGCCTAGAAAATACTACgggaaatttaatttttggtgGCACCTCAGAATTCATTCAACATAttatcatgttaaatttagaGGTACCATACAGTTTGATTAGGAGAAATCCTTTTCTTGCCATTTAGATTGCttcaaaaaagaaaattaaatgcaaCTGATGATAGCTTCATCTTGCAATTGAGCTCGTGCACTCATTCAGAAATTTATGCATTATTGTTTTGAAGTTATATTGCAATAAATCTTTAGAGTAACCTGGGGAGTTGTAATGTTACTATCTGAAGAATTGTGCATTTCATTATTTAACTAATTATAAATGTTTTATGAACAAAAAGGAAAAGGTATTTCAAGAAACCACTAAGCCTTCTTTGGTCATTGGGTCGAATTGGTGAGCATCAATCCATTCCTGCATGGTCAAATTCACAGCCTTGTAAAAGTGACAAATACAGCAAGCATGATCTGGATACTACATAGTAAGATGTCAAACCTGCCATCCTTTCAATTCTCGACTAATATCCTCGGCAACCTTTGCGTAATGCCCACTGTTTGGAAATCAATGGTGCCGTTATATAGTGATTCATTGTCTCTCTTGTGATACATGA
This sequence is a window from Primulina tabacum isolate GXHZ01 chromosome 17, ASM2559414v2, whole genome shotgun sequence. Protein-coding genes within it:
- the LOC142531329 gene encoding uncharacterized protein LOC142531329 isoform X3, which translates into the protein MHGTTIQTLQNDLDIVKNETRHVKEETVQMAKAKQLICLQISENSLKVASLKFDSSTLNQTMELMQQQKLSLSAKLVDRSGHYAKVAEDISRELKGWQEWIDAHQFDPMTKEGLVVNEKANGDGTEDFLKDVGQTEILDLNAAKANLDKLEQLKENLLVENAELRESVDLLKSKMNCFKQELVKMDEKSSEEELRALLSDKAGEYEYLQSLQFQIRKLKVLLWRGFQR